Genomic window (Streptomyces yatensis):
TGCCGAGATCGGCGCCGTTGCCCGGGTGGTCGGCCGTGGAGACGACCACCTGGTGCATGACGACCACGATCCAGTCGATGTCCCGGTCGGCCCGGGCCCGTGCGAGCTCGGCCTCCAGCCAGCGCCGCTGGGCCCCGCCGGAGTAGCCGCGCACATAGGTGTTACCGGCGTCCTGATAGGCCACGTCGTCATTGGCCAGGCTCACGACCCGCACCGAGCCGACGGTGAAGGCGTACCACAGCCCCTGGGTCTCGGGGTCGCCGCCGTTGCCGGGCAGCGAGAAGTACGCCTGGTAGGCGGCGAACCCGATGGGCCCGTTGCCCAGCTCGTTCTCGTGGTTGCCGGCCGCGGGCATCCACGGCCTGAACCGCGAGGACCGGCTGGTCATGTCGAACCAGTCCGACCAGGTGCGCAGCCGGTCCTCGGAGAGATTGGCGTAGCACAGATCGCCGTTGATGAGATGGAACAACGGCGCGATCCGCTCGACGGCGGTGGTCACGTCATTGGCGTACGGCGAGCCCAGGTTGTCGTTGAGATAGGTGAGCTTCTCGGTGATCTTCGGCGGCTTGGGCCCGTTCAGCTTGCCCACCGTGGGTGTGCCCTGGTCGCCGAAGCTGGTGAAGGTGAACGGTGCCCGGCCACCGGGCCCGGTGTGGAACGACCCCGCCTCCGGTGTCGCCCCGTCGTGGACGGCGGCGTAGACATAGCCGGTGCCGGGGCGCAGCCGGCTCAGCCGGGCGTGATGGACGTAGATGCTCTGCTGGGACTTGGCGTCCCGGTAGGAGGTGGTCCGCGCGGTGACCTCGGTGCCCATGCCATGGGCCGGGGTGCCGAACATGACACGTGGCCGTCTCACCGGGACCGGCGTCTGCCAGGACACCACGACCTCCCGGGCGGCGTCGGCCCCGAACTGCAGATGCAGCCCGCTCACCGGTGGCATCCCGGACCCCTCCGGGCGGGTCCACAGCACCGGCGAGGCCGCCACCGCCTCCTGTGGGGAGATCAAGGTGCCCGCACCGGCCGCCGCCGCGCCGGCCGCGCCCAGCAGCCCCCGGCGGCTCACCCGGGACTCCGTCGATGTGGTGCCCGTGGTCTTCGGTGTCGTCGTCATGGGGCGAAGCTCCCATGCGCCCGCCACCGCCTGACACCGTGGCGCCGTGAACACCACGGCACGGCGGGCTACCGCCGGACGACCGGACGGCGAACCCGGACAACCATCTCGGTGGCCGGTGGCGGATGTCCGTTGCCAGAGGCGGTGGCGGCGCAGCACGCTGGTCCCCGTGAACGATCGGGACGAGGAGCTGCGCGGGCTGGACGCGGTGCTGCGGGAGCTGCGGCACGCCCGGTTCGGGCTGTACGGACCGCTGGTACGGGAGCGCTTCCTGGGCGGACTGCCCGCGGATGTCACCCCGACCGGCTACCGGGTGCTGCGCTTCGTCGAGGCGAGCTCCCCGCCGGGCCCCGCCGTGTCCGATATCGCCGCCCTGCTGCTGTCCGACCGGGCGCGCGCCGTGCGCGTCGTCGACCGGCTGACGGTGGCAGGGCTGGTGACCCGGGTGCGGGACACCGTGGACCGGCGGGTACGGAGGGTGGAGCTGACCGACGCCGGGCGCCGCCATATCGAGCTGGCGGCCGCCCGCCGGACCCGGCTGCTGGGCGAGGCCGTCGCGGACTGGCCGGACGAGGACCTCGCCCGGCTGACGGAGTTCCTGGAGCGGCTCAACGCGTCGGTGGCGCGCCATCTGCCGGTGTCGGGCGCGCCCGGCGCGTCCGAGGTAGCCGACGTGTCCGACGTGTCCGACGGTCGGTGACGCGGGGCCGGGGCGCCGCGGGCCCCACGTCACCGCCGCGGGAGCGGCCGCCGGCTAGGCCTTGGACGCCTGGAAGTTCCGGAACAGCAGATAGGTGTCGAGGATGTCCGACGAGGCGCTCTCGACCGAGCGGTAGATGCCCCACTTGGGCCGCTGGTAGTCGTCCTGGTCGGGCATCTTCACATTGGACATGCTGCCCTGGACCGCGACCGGGGCGCCGGACCCGGTGCCGTTGCGTGCCACGAAGGCCGCCTTGCCCTTCGAGCCGATGGTGAGCGTCCACTCGATGGTGATCCACTTGTTGCGCAGCGGCGACAGATTGGTCGAGGCGATGTCCGGCGAGCCGGAGTTGGCGTACGCACGGGCCCGCAGCGTTTCCGTGCCGCCACTGCGGCCAAGGTCCAGGGTGATGTACGGACCGCCGTTGTCCGCCGGGGTCTTGGTCTGGAAGATGTGTGTGAACTTGCTGGTGCCGTGCAGCGAGGTGGGCATGAACATCTCATAGCTGATGGTCCATGTCTCACCGTCGCGCATCTTCAGGGTGGTGCCGTCCTGCACCATCCCCTTGGACTCGGTGCGCTGGCGGTCGCCGCCACCGGTGGTGTCCCGATCGTCCTTCCAGATGTTGAAGCGGTAGTGGTCACCGCCCTCGACGACCACATAGTCCCGGTCGGGGTGTGCGTTGCCCCGGTCGGCCTCGATGCCCTCGAACGCCTTGAGCCCGGCGCTGGACGGGTTCGGATGCCAGAGCAACTGCGCGGCCGCGGCCCGGGAGGCGGCGGAGGCCGGGGTGGCCCCCGAGGTCAGTTGCCCGAGCGCGATCGGTGTTCCGACGGCGGCCGCGGCCATCGAGCCGAGGACCCGGCGGCGGCTTAACGAGCGGGGAACGAGGGGTTCAGCCATGGTCGTTGACTTCCTTCCTGATCCGGTAAAGGAGTGGCGTGCTCATGGCGCACCACGCACATTGGACCGGACCAAATGGACCGTCAAGGCTCACGAGCCGTTCTTTACCTCAGAATGGAATTCACATAGATGAACCTCGATGCCCCTTTTTTGCTGCTTCGCAGGCTCTCTGGTCTCTGGTGATGGCTATTCATTCGCGATCCTGAACGCGTAGACACTGTCTACTCCGCTCTGGTAGACAGTGTCTATGCATGAGCGTGAGCAGGACTCGGGTCTCCGGTCCCGATTGGTGGACGTCGGAGTGGGGCTGGTGGAGGCGGAGGGGGCGCAGGCCCTTTCGCTGCGGGAGATCGCCCGTCGGGCCGGGGTGTCCCACGGGGCGCCGCGGCGCTACTTCCCGACGCATCTGGCCCTGCTGTCCGCCATCGCGCGACGCGGCTTCGAGAGCCTGGCCGACCAGGCCGGTGCGGCCATCGCCGCTCATGAGGGCGATCCGCGCGGGCAGTTGACGGCTCTGGCGCGGAGCTGTCTCGACTTCGCGCTGACCAACCGCGGCATGTTCGAGCTGATGTTCCGCCACGATCTTCTGGAGAGCAACCAGCTCGGCCTGCGGGAGACGAGCCTGCCGCTGTTCGCCGTCCTCGTCGACCTGGTGGCCAGGGTCCGGCCGGAATCCGGTGCGGAGCCACGGATCGTCGCGGGCGCGCTGTGGGCGAATCTGCACGGCATCGCCCAGCTGTGGGGCTGGGGCAGTCTTCAGCTCGCGGCGGGATTGGACGACGTCGAGCCGCTGCTGCGTGCCGCGCTCGACGCGCACCTCGGCCCGGAGGCCCGATGAGTGCCCCGCGCGCACGGCGCCTCACCCTCGCCGGCAGCGTCACCGGGGCCGTGATCGTCGCCCTCGACGGCACCGTGCTGACCGTCGCCCAGCCCCTTCTGCGGCGGGATCTGCATGCCACGTTCGCCCAGGTCCAGTGGACCAGTACCGGATATCTGATCGCCGTGGCGAGTCTGCTGGTGTTCGCGGGCCGCCTCGGTGACCGCTACGGCCATCGGCGTGTCTTCGCCATCGGGATGCTGGGTTTCGGCGCCGCCTCGGCCGGTATCGGGCTCGCGGGCGGCATCGGCTGGGTGATCGGGCTGCGGGTCGCCCAGGGGGTCTTCGGGGCGCTGCTGCAACCCGCCACCCTCGGGATGCTGCGCGCCGCGTATCCGCCCGACCGGCTCGGCAGGCCCCTCGCGGTGCGGACCGCCGCCATCGGGCTGGCGGCCGCGGCAGGTCCGCTGGTCGGCGGGGCGCTGACCACCCAACTGGGGTGGCGGGCGGTGTTCTTCCTCAATGTCGCACCCGCCCTGGCCATGGGCCTGGCCGCACTCGCCGTCCGGGCCCCGACGGCGCCCCGTGAGGCCGCCCGGCCACGGCTCGATCTGCCCGGTGCCGCTCTGCTCGCGGTGGCGCTGGCCGGGCTGGTGCATACGCTCGTCGGCGTCTGCGAAACCGGCTGGACGGTGGCGACCGCGTTCGGGCCGACGGCCGCCGTGGTGGCCGCAGGTGTCTTCGTATGGCATGAGCGCCGTACGGAACATCCGCTGGTGCCGCCGGGTCTGCTGCGGTCGGCCACCGCCGGCCCGGCGCTCGGTGTGCTGGTGTCCGCGTCGGCCGCACTGTTCGGGACGCTTTTCCTCGGCACCTACTATCTGCAGGACGTGCTCGCGCTGGATCCGCTCGCCAGCGGGCTGAGGGCGCTCCCGCTGGCGGTGATGATGGTGCTGGGCGCGCCGGTGGCAGCCCTGCTGATGCGCCGTCAAGGACCCCGCCGGACGACGGTGGCGGGGATGGTTCTGGTGGCGGCCGGTGTGCTGCTGATGTCCCGTCTCGGCCGGGACTCGGGCGCCGAGGCGATCGGCGGATGCTTTCTCGTGCTGGGCGCGGGTTTCGTCACCGTGATGGTCACCGCGACCACCGTCGTGGTGCGCGACGCGTCCGTGGACACCGCCGGGGTGGCGGGCGGGCTCCAGCAGACCGCCATGAACATCGGCCCCGCGCTGGGGGTCGCCGCCGCGACCACGCTGATGAGCGTGGCCGGGCCGGGCGCCGCCACCGGACGGCCGTCCGGCGACGGGCCGGGCTGGGCGCCCGACGCCTTCCTCTCGGCCATGGGGCCGGCGCTGACGGTCCTCGCGGCCGTGGCCGCCGCCGGTGCGCTGCCGGCCACCAGGCTGCCGGGGCGCGCGGCGGGGCCACCCGGGGGTCAGCCGGTGGAGGAACTCACGGACGGGCCCCCGAGGCCGGAGAACGCTTCCTCGATCTGATCGGGATCCTCCGCGGGCGGTATGGACGTACCCGGTGTACGGGCCGAGAAGCATGGTCGCCCGGTCGGCGGTGGACACCTTTCCGCGGGCACGAAGCCGCCACTTCCCGCGGGCATACGAAGCCGCCGCCACCGAGTACCCCTGACCCGAGGGCCGGGGACCGGTGGCGGCGGCTCGTCGGCGCTGCCGGCTCAGCTGAGGGCGACCAGCAGATCGCCGCCTTCCACCTGCTGGATCGCGCTGATGGCGATGCGCGACACGGTCCCGCTCTTCGGGGCCGCGATGGTGGCCTCCATCTTCATGGCCTCGATCGTCGCCAGGGTGGCACCGGCCTCCACCTGATCGCCCTCGGCCACCGCCAGCGTCACCACACCCGCGAAGGGCGCCGCCACATGGCCGGGGTTGCTCCGGTCGGCCTTCTCGGTGGCCGGTACGTCGGAGGCCGCCGAGTTGTCCCGCACCTGGACCGGGCGCAACTGGCCGTTCAGGGAGGCCATCACCGTGCGCATACCGCGCTCGTCGGCGTCGCCGATGGCCTCCAGCTCGATCAGCAGCCGGACCCCGGGCTCGAGGTCCACCGTGTACTCATGCCGCGGGCGCAGCCCGTAGAAGAAGTCCTTGCTGTCCAGCACGCTGGTGTCGCCGTGGGCCTGCCGATGTGCCTCGAACTCCTTGGTCGGGCCGGGGAACAGCAGCCGGTTCAGCGTCGCCCGCGGATCCTTCTCCAGTTGCTCCCGGTCCTCCGTGGACAGCTCCGCGGCCGTCGGCTTGGCGGCGGCGCGGCCCTCCAGCGCCTTGCCGCGGAACGGCTCGGGCCAGCCGCCCGGCGGATTGCCCAGCTCGCCGCGGAGGAACCCGATGACCGAGTCCGGGATGTCGTACCGGCCCGGATCCGCCTCGAAGTCCTCCGGCGACACCCCCGCCCCCACCAGGTGCAGCGCGAGATCGCCGACCACCTTCGACGACGGGGTCACCTTCACCAGGTGGCCCAGCATCCGGTCCGCGGCGGTGTACATCGCCTCGATGTCCTCGAAGCGGTCGCCGAGGCCGAGCGCGATGGCCTGGGTGCGCAGATTGGACAGCTGACCACCGGGGATCTCATGGTGGTACACCCGCCCGGTCGGCGAGGCGAGGCCCGCCTCGAACGGTGCGTAGATCTTGCGCACGGCCTCCCAGTACGGCTCCAGGCCGCCGATCGCCTCGAGGTCGAGCCCGGTCGGCCGGTCGGAGTGGTCGGTGGCGGCCACGATGGCCGACAGCGACGGCTGGGAGGTGGTGCCCGCCATGGAGGCCACCGCGCCGTCCACCGCGTCCGCACCGGCCTGGATCGCCGCGAGATAGGTGGCGAGCTGACCGCCGGCGGTGTCATGGGTGTGGATGTGCACCGGCAGGTCGAACTCCCTGCGCAGCGCGGAGACCAGCGTGGCCGCGGCCGGGGCGCGCAGCAGCCCCGCCATGTCCTTGATGGCCAGCACATGCGCGCCCGCGTCCACGATCTGCTCGGCGAGCCGCAGATAGTAGTCGAGGGTGTAGAGCCGCTCCGAGGGATCGGACAGGTCGGAGGTGTAGCAGAGCGCCACCTCGGCGATGGCCGAGCCCGTCTCCCGTACCGCGTCGATCGCGGGCCGCATCTGCCCGATGTCGTTCAGCGCGTCGAAGATGCGGAAGATGTCGATCCCGGTGGCCGTGGCCTCCTGTACGAAGGCGGTGGTCACCTCGGTCGGATACGGCGTGTAGCCCACGGTGTTGCGGCCGCGCAGCAGCATCTGCAGACAGATGTTGGGCACCGCCTCGCGCAGCTTGGCCAGCCGCTCCCACGGGTCCTCGGCGAGGAAGCGCAGCGCCACGTCGTAGGTGGC
Coding sequences:
- a CDS encoding TetR/AcrR family transcriptional regulator, translated to MHEREQDSGLRSRLVDVGVGLVEAEGAQALSLREIARRAGVSHGAPRRYFPTHLALLSAIARRGFESLADQAGAAIAAHEGDPRGQLTALARSCLDFALTNRGMFELMFRHDLLESNQLGLRETSLPLFAVLVDLVARVRPESGAEPRIVAGALWANLHGIAQLWGWGSLQLAAGLDDVEPLLRAALDAHLGPEAR
- a CDS encoding purple acid phosphatase family protein, with product MTTTPKTTGTTSTESRVSRRGLLGAAGAAAAGAGTLISPQEAVAASPVLWTRPEGSGMPPVSGLHLQFGADAAREVVVSWQTPVPVRRPRVMFGTPAHGMGTEVTARTTSYRDAKSQQSIYVHHARLSRLRPGTGYVYAAVHDGATPEAGSFHTGPGGRAPFTFTSFGDQGTPTVGKLNGPKPPKITEKLTYLNDNLGSPYANDVTTAVERIAPLFHLINGDLCYANLSEDRLRTWSDWFDMTSRSSRFRPWMPAAGNHENELGNGPIGFAAYQAYFSLPGNGGDPETQGLWYAFTVGSVRVVSLANDDVAYQDAGNTYVRGYSGGAQRRWLEAELARARADRDIDWIVVVMHQVVVSTADHPGNGADLGIRQEWLPLFDTYGVDLVVCGHEHHYERSHPVRGREPNDTMTPTPAATRTDLVDTTEGTVHMVIGGGGTSVPSMDVLFDTPRCNVITGVGATGANGHKTPVYVTEAAPWSAVRDRVNPYGFAAFSVDPGTEPGGPTTMSVTYYAVTGLYGRVEPVDTFTLRRTRGDGEPRR
- a CDS encoding MarR family winged helix-turn-helix transcriptional regulator, encoding MNDRDEELRGLDAVLRELRHARFGLYGPLVRERFLGGLPADVTPTGYRVLRFVEASSPPGPAVSDIAALLLSDRARAVRVVDRLTVAGLVTRVRDTVDRRVRRVELTDAGRRHIELAAARRTRLLGEAVADWPDEDLARLTEFLERLNASVARHLPVSGAPGASEVADVSDVSDGR
- a CDS encoding MFS transporter, producing MSAPRARRLTLAGSVTGAVIVALDGTVLTVAQPLLRRDLHATFAQVQWTSTGYLIAVASLLVFAGRLGDRYGHRRVFAIGMLGFGAASAGIGLAGGIGWVIGLRVAQGVFGALLQPATLGMLRAAYPPDRLGRPLAVRTAAIGLAAAAGPLVGGALTTQLGWRAVFFLNVAPALAMGLAALAVRAPTAPREAARPRLDLPGAALLAVALAGLVHTLVGVCETGWTVATAFGPTAAVVAAGVFVWHERRTEHPLVPPGLLRSATAGPALGVLVSASAALFGTLFLGTYYLQDVLALDPLASGLRALPLAVMMVLGAPVAALLMRRQGPRRTTVAGMVLVAAGVLLMSRLGRDSGAEAIGGCFLVLGAGFVTVMVTATTVVVRDASVDTAGVAGGLQQTAMNIGPALGVAAATTLMSVAGPGAATGRPSGDGPGWAPDAFLSAMGPALTVLAAVAAAGALPATRLPGRAAGPPGGQPVEELTDGPPRPENASSI